In Primulina eburnea isolate SZY01 chromosome 3, ASM2296580v1, whole genome shotgun sequence, one DNA window encodes the following:
- the LOC140828466 gene encoding membrane-associated progesterone-binding protein 4-like, giving the protein MRWSPFLGIPILLAIISYIVFQLFPNSCTYFPPVRLFTVEYLAPYNGTDPGLPILLGILGSVFDVTKGRDHYGAGGGYNHFSGRDASRAFVSGNFTGEGLTDTLHGLSRAEVKSIVEWRDFYFRTYT; this is encoded by the exons ATGCGTTGGTCCCCCTTTCTCGGGATCCCAATTCTTTTAGCTATCATTTCCTACATCGTATTCCAATTATTCCCCAACTCTTGCACCTATTTTCCTCCAGTC AGATTATTCACCGTAGAATATTTGGCTCCATACAATGGAACTGATCCAGGGTTGCCTATACTTCTTGGGATTCTGGG GTCAGTGTTTGACGTGACTAAAGGAAGAGATCATTATGGTGCTGGAGGAGGCTACAACCATTTCTCCGGAAG GGATGCCTCCCGTGCATTTGTTTCTGGAAATTTTACAG GAGAGGGACTTACTGACACACTGCATGGTTTGTCTCGCGCTGAG GTGAAAAGCATTGTTGAATGGAGAGATTTCTACTTCAGAACATACACGTGA